The Streptomyces sp. Alt3 genome has a segment encoding these proteins:
- a CDS encoding GNAT family N-acetyltransferase: MKVEVSHVPEAKRYEARVDGETKVAGVAEYIRTTELVAFVHTEVEPEYEGAGVGSALVRTALDEARAANLRVLATCPFFAGWISRHPEYQDLLYQSRSKVSD, from the coding sequence ATGAAGGTCGAAGTGAGCCACGTGCCCGAGGCGAAGCGCTACGAGGCCCGTGTCGACGGGGAGACCAAGGTGGCGGGCGTCGCGGAGTACATCCGTACGACGGAGCTCGTTGCGTTCGTGCACACGGAGGTCGAGCCGGAGTACGAGGGCGCGGGAGTCGGGTCCGCACTGGTCCGCACAGCCCTCGACGAGGCACGCGCCGCGAACCTGCGGGTGCTCGCCACCTGCCCCTTCTTCGCGGGCTGGATCAGCCGGCACCCCGAGTACCAGGACCTGCTGTACCAGTCCCGCAGCAAGGTCAGTGACTGA